One Lujinxingia sediminis DNA segment encodes these proteins:
- a CDS encoding type B 50S ribosomal protein L31, translating to MKSDIHPQYNPVVFVDGEHEIITRSTMSSKETREIDGVEHFVVPIEISAYSHPFYTGKQKLMDTEGRVDRFLKRYNMSRDEAKVGASGEAGDDAESTDEA from the coding sequence ATGAAGTCCGATATCCATCCCCAGTACAACCCGGTGGTCTTCGTCGATGGCGAGCACGAGATCATCACCCGCTCCACCATGTCCTCCAAAGAAACCCGTGAGATCGATGGTGTCGAGCACTTCGTCGTCCCGATTGAAATCAGCGCTTACTCTCACCCCTTCTACACCGGTAAGCAGAAGCTGATGGACACCGAAGGTCGTGTCGACCGCTTCCTCAAGCGCTACAACATGTCGCGCGACGAGGCCAAAGTGGGCGCCAGCGGCGAGGCCGGCGACGACGCCGAGTCCACCGACGAGGCCTGA
- a CDS encoding HAD family hydrolase: MRDGGVERGFPGSFSEPIARRLGDVIEGGAGEVAVFDFDNTCIVGDIGELFSHYLIEAMAYRYDLEAFWDLVHPEEGREELRELSLGLLGVEAALRGKDQRFERYLAEMGALYGRRLERLGKRACYEWAVRLHVGLTPGEMERYTAQAVAAELGRPLRDEVRRTARGEEVRIARGVRVISEIRALMRALERGGVDVWVVSATNIWTVRVFADLLGVPAERVIGNQVELEGECLSSRTAPPVLFREGKVEAVEQVIGRQPLLAVGDADTDFEMLCHARHALVIDKGDALLRREGPSRGFMMQSRDALSLEAPQVAMETLGARALVGEDVGQEVGR; the protein is encoded by the coding sequence ATGCGGGACGGCGGTGTGGAACGAGGATTTCCGGGGAGTTTTTCGGAGCCGATCGCCAGGCGGTTGGGGGACGTGATTGAGGGAGGGGCGGGGGAGGTTGCGGTCTTTGATTTCGATAACACGTGTATTGTGGGGGATATCGGGGAGTTGTTTTCGCATTATCTGATCGAGGCGATGGCGTATCGCTATGATCTGGAGGCGTTCTGGGACCTTGTGCATCCGGAGGAGGGGCGTGAGGAGTTGCGGGAGTTGAGTCTGGGCTTGCTGGGGGTTGAGGCGGCGCTGCGGGGGAAAGACCAGCGTTTTGAGCGCTATCTGGCGGAGATGGGGGCGCTCTACGGGCGGCGGCTGGAGAGGTTGGGGAAGCGTGCGTGTTATGAGTGGGCGGTGCGGCTGCATGTGGGACTGACGCCGGGGGAGATGGAGCGGTATACGGCGCAGGCAGTTGCGGCCGAGCTCGGGCGACCTTTGCGCGATGAGGTGCGGCGGACGGCGCGTGGCGAGGAGGTGCGGATCGCGCGGGGTGTCCGGGTGATTTCGGAGATCCGGGCGTTGATGCGGGCGTTGGAGCGGGGCGGGGTGGATGTCTGGGTGGTGTCGGCGACCAATATCTGGACGGTGCGGGTCTTTGCGGACCTTCTGGGGGTGCCCGCGGAGCGGGTCATCGGCAATCAGGTGGAGTTGGAGGGGGAGTGCTTGAGTTCTCGTACGGCGCCGCCGGTGCTCTTCCGGGAGGGGAAGGTGGAGGCCGTTGAGCAGGTGATCGGAAGGCAGCCGTTGCTGGCGGTGGGCGATGCGGATACCGACTTTGAGATGTTATGCCACGCGCGGCATGCGCTGGTGATCGATAAGGGCGATGCGTTGTTGCGGCGAGAGGGGCCCTCTCGGGGGTTTATGATGCAGTCGCGCGATGCGTTGAGTCTGGAGGCACCGCAGGTGGCCATGGAGACGTTGGGGGCGCGGGCGTTGGTCGGCGAGGATGTGGGGCAGGAGGTCGGGCGGTGA
- a CDS encoding L-threonylcarbamoyladenylate synthase, which translates to MSEDAKDVMKVVRVSREEPERERLGEAGAALRRGELVAFPTETVYGLGANALDADAIAKIYAAKGRPANNPLIVHVVDEAQARGLAARWPEAAEQLAAAFWPGPLTLVVERAEVVPETVSAGMGTVGLRVPAHPVARMLLEVAGVPVAAPSANLYTQTSPTRAEHVVKSLGARVGWVVDGGATDVGVESTVVSLVGEVPVLLRPGMVSLEALREVVGEVQLCEEMPEDEAPRMSPGLARKHYAPGVPLKVMAGEALEDALAERRAAGGEARVGCVVYSALRCEGAVAVVMPRDPQGYAAGLYEALHRLDRLGLEAIWVEAPPEQEGWEAVQDRLGRAIS; encoded by the coding sequence GTGAGTGAGGATGCAAAGGATGTGATGAAGGTCGTGCGTGTGTCGCGGGAGGAGCCGGAGCGAGAGCGCCTGGGGGAGGCGGGCGCGGCGCTGCGTCGTGGCGAGCTTGTGGCGTTTCCGACGGAGACGGTTTACGGGCTGGGGGCGAACGCGCTGGATGCGGACGCCATCGCGAAGATATATGCGGCGAAGGGGAGGCCGGCCAACAACCCGTTGATCGTGCATGTGGTCGATGAGGCGCAGGCGCGTGGGCTCGCGGCGCGTTGGCCTGAGGCGGCCGAACAGCTTGCCGCGGCGTTCTGGCCCGGGCCGCTGACGCTGGTGGTGGAGCGTGCTGAGGTGGTGCCCGAGACAGTGAGCGCGGGCATGGGGACGGTGGGCTTGAGGGTGCCGGCGCACCCGGTAGCCCGGATGCTTCTGGAGGTCGCCGGCGTGCCGGTGGCCGCTCCCAGCGCCAACCTTTACACGCAGACCTCCCCGACGCGGGCGGAGCACGTGGTCAAAAGTCTGGGGGCGCGCGTAGGCTGGGTGGTCGATGGGGGGGCGACCGATGTGGGGGTGGAGTCGACGGTCGTAAGTCTGGTGGGTGAGGTGCCGGTGCTCTTGAGGCCGGGAATGGTGAGCCTGGAGGCGTTGCGCGAGGTGGTGGGTGAGGTGCAACTCTGTGAGGAGATGCCGGAAGATGAGGCACCTCGGATGTCTCCGGGGCTTGCGCGCAAGCATTATGCGCCGGGGGTGCCGCTGAAGGTGATGGCTGGCGAGGCGTTGGAAGACGCTCTGGCCGAGCGACGGGCGGCAGGTGGCGAGGCTCGTGTGGGGTGTGTGGTGTACAGCGCGTTGCGTTGCGAGGGGGCGGTGGCGGTGGTGATGCCGCGTGATCCTCAGGGGTATGCGGCCGGGCTCTATGAGGCGCTCCACCGCCTGGATCGCCTGGGGTTGGAGGCGATCTGGGTGGAGGCCCCGCCTGAGCAGGAGGGCTGGGAGGCGGTGCAGGACAGGCTGGGGCGCGCGATAAGCTGA
- a CDS encoding S1C family serine protease, whose protein sequence is MAPSEREQQSLGSGFIFDSKGLVLTNEHVVRDATQIAVRLLDDRVFEADIVGTDPQTDIAVLQLRDAEALPTLALADSDALLVGQWVIAIGNPLGLTSTVTAGITSATGRQVIPPGGQLRYQDFIQTDASINPGNSGGPLLNIAGEVVGICTAIVAQGQGLGFAIPINMVKTILPALIEEGRVSRAWLGAYVNEVPDALRSELDLGPGGAFIVRIIEGSPGQLAGLQPGDIVMRIAGEEVTNANQLSWVASNLRVGEPVPVNIQRGSETLELTLTPAPQPD, encoded by the coding sequence ATGGCCCCGTCGGAGCGCGAGCAGCAGAGCCTGGGCTCCGGCTTTATCTTCGACAGCAAGGGATTGGTGCTCACCAACGAACACGTCGTGCGCGACGCCACCCAGATCGCAGTGCGCTTGCTCGATGACCGTGTCTTCGAAGCCGATATCGTCGGCACCGATCCTCAGACCGACATCGCCGTCCTCCAACTTCGCGACGCCGAGGCCCTCCCTACCCTTGCGCTCGCGGACTCTGACGCCCTGCTCGTAGGCCAGTGGGTCATCGCCATCGGCAACCCCCTGGGCCTGACCAGCACCGTGACCGCCGGCATCACCAGCGCCACCGGCCGGCAGGTCATCCCCCCCGGTGGCCAGCTCCGCTACCAGGACTTCATTCAGACCGACGCCTCCATCAACCCGGGCAACTCCGGTGGCCCCCTTCTCAATATCGCCGGCGAGGTCGTAGGCATCTGCACCGCCATCGTCGCGCAGGGGCAGGGGCTGGGCTTTGCCATCCCCATCAACATGGTCAAGACCATCCTCCCCGCACTCATCGAAGAGGGACGCGTCTCACGCGCCTGGCTCGGCGCCTACGTCAACGAAGTCCCCGACGCACTGCGCTCGGAGCTCGACCTGGGCCCGGGCGGAGCCTTCATCGTTCGTATCATCGAGGGCAGCCCCGGCCAGCTCGCTGGCCTGCAACCCGGCGACATCGTCATGCGCATCGCCGGAGAAGAGGTCACCAACGCCAATCAGCTCTCCTGGGTCGCCTCCAATTTGCGCGTCGGCGAGCCGGTGCCGGTCAACATCCAACGCGGCAGCGAGACGCTGGAGCTCACCCTCACGCCCGCCCCTCAGCCCGACTAG
- a CDS encoding DUF1844 domain-containing protein, translating into MADHDDRNGKGSETTTGPRVTPLGGNTGVHIASTQADEALDIDFGGFIVSLGTSCMVNLGKYPNPETGKLELDLDAARQVIHILQMLAEKTRGNLEDDESQLLRTLIYDLKLAYVEVKG; encoded by the coding sequence ATGGCCGACCACGATGATCGCAATGGCAAAGGCTCCGAGACCACAACCGGACCCCGCGTCACTCCGCTCGGGGGTAACACCGGGGTGCACATCGCCTCGACTCAGGCCGATGAAGCGCTCGACATCGACTTTGGCGGCTTCATTGTCAGCCTCGGCACAAGCTGCATGGTCAACCTGGGCAAGTACCCCAACCCCGAAACCGGCAAGCTGGAGCTCGACCTCGACGCCGCTCGCCAGGTGATTCACATCCTCCAGATGCTCGCCGAAAAAACCCGCGGCAACCTCGAAGATGACGAGTCGCAGCTGCTGCGCACGCTCATCTACGATCTGAAGTTGGCCTACGTGGAGGTTAAAGGGTGA
- a CDS encoding tetratricopeptide repeat protein — MTSGGRLNIDLKRGAIPLSLFILAVLHYGLGAPLWVLGLFSLWVPIVYILMPWYARRRWEDFDRTFTQHFQRGKHRELLQAYRKEWYLRRFGPQADMLSKLGLIYSALGKYREAEHALEQALDAMGSPGPQQLYFNLANVKFELGKFDDAMQIYLSLRGNSPYHRAARTQMALIDLQKGARVEQARSFLESERPRVSAPMRERIDRALARH; from the coding sequence CTGAAGCGCGGCGCGATCCCGCTCTCCCTCTTCATCCTGGCCGTGCTCCACTACGGCCTGGGGGCCCCGCTCTGGGTGCTGGGGCTCTTCTCGCTTTGGGTTCCCATCGTCTACATCCTGATGCCCTGGTATGCGCGACGACGCTGGGAAGACTTCGACCGCACCTTCACCCAACACTTCCAACGCGGCAAGCATCGTGAACTTCTGCAGGCCTACCGAAAAGAATGGTACCTGCGCCGCTTCGGCCCCCAGGCCGATATGCTCAGCAAGCTCGGGCTGATCTACAGCGCGCTCGGAAAGTACCGCGAAGCCGAACACGCCCTGGAGCAGGCCCTCGACGCCATGGGCTCCCCCGGCCCCCAGCAGCTCTATTTCAACCTGGCCAACGTCAAGTTTGAGCTGGGCAAGTTTGACGACGCCATGCAGATCTACCTCTCCCTGCGCGGAAACTCCCCCTACCACCGCGCCGCCCGCACCCAGATGGCGCTGATCGACCTTCAAAAAGGTGCCCGCGTCGAGCAGGCTCGCTCCTTTCTCGAGAGCGAGCGTCCCCGCGTCTCCGCCCCGATGCGCGAGCGTATCGACCGCGCGCTGGCCCGTCATTGA